The nucleotide sequence taattaataaaataagccacttcttgatgcctttcagtgccgtatccatcttttactccaatctactgtaattacctgaaacgtgttttaaaaaggttttatcagtggaaaatactgagtgacttcattcaggttttataaaatgactcatagttataaattacagcataagagcgattacaatgtttctgatatcaaaccaactacccacggtactttgtcactcgacccattggccctctaattgtccaatggtgtctgtgattatggtcatatcacccattggctgccccaatggtgaagattatcaggtaatgtatacaaaaccccacataccggccgtaacttggtgattacaaagacttaatccctgtaattataactttgaaaataacttggagttttgtaaaacagttgataaaaagagaatgactcacattataagcatgcaggtTCATatggccaaagtttagtctacagataatccttgatatattgcagatttatataggcagagcttagcctattgatttaaccttgtaacctagtgcatacgaactaggtaggtaacttaatacagcaattacgataactcacgagattaaagccctcacaacgaatgacaaagtgcaatcacttaaacatccatcggattcacaacgaatgacaaagtattcCCCGAATTCGGGtggtactcaaacatcctgtcggaatcacaacaaatgacaaaggatagtactaaaacatccattggatagtttcaatcgatcggacattgaatcgtagcagcgattgagttaatacccggtatcgcagcagcaccccgctatactaattagtgattcgtgtgtgttttttTGGAGTATTTAGACGATATCTCTGCGTACGATTTGAATTTTATCGTCGTTCAAtcgccagaattcaagtcccaatgtctgctatttatacacgaaaattgacatgcttacggaccgtaagcatttatcccttacggtccgtaagggacacgaaATCACTATAGTCTTGCCGCGTATGTGTGTAGGCTAGCTGAGTCGACGAAATGATTAAATTCGATTTTTATAGCAACTTATAAGGATAATCGTtgagtagggaatacccccctgagttttaggggccctgatcctgattctgattgttctgaaatttgtagggtttgtgcagaatcacttgggtgtctcaattagggtttcctattggatgaaataatacaataaataatagttttgatgagggttgttacatcaAAGCAGTAGTTCAGCTACCAAGAATGCACGTGTAAACCAGGTAAGTGTACTTCGTTCTAGTAAAGTGTATGGTAATAAGGTTGGTGCTCCACCACAATTTGTTGATGGTGTGGTGGAGGAGTGGGATGAAAATGAGCAAGAGGAACATAAGCCTAAACCTGTTAGCCCTACGAAAGCTAATAAAACGACTTCTCAAGAAACTAACGATAGGGTATTAGAAAACGCATCAACTAAGGCTACGGAAAAGGGTGCGGGAATTAAAACCAACCCGTTTCCTCAAGCTTTGGTAGAACCGGGAACTAAAAGTACTAAATGAGGCCCACAACAGGAAGAGATGTGGGAAGTTTTTAAGCAAGTAAAAATCAATATCCCGTTGTTAGATGCAATAAAACAGGTTCCAGCTTACGCTAGGTATTTGAAGGACGTGTGCACCCAAAAGTGGCAAAACAAATTTCCAAAGAAAATCGATTTAACCGAAAATGTTAGTGCCGTTTTGTCGGTTGCCATTCCTCCTAAACTCCGAGATCCAGGTGCTCCGTTAATACCCATTCAAGTGGGTGACTTTAAAATGAGTCGGGCACCGCTGGATTTGGGAGCGAGTGTGAGTATTCTCCCGGGGAGTCTTTATGATCAATATGATTTCGGACCATTACAGAGAGCCGACACCACAGTAGTGTTGGCCGACTTGACTTTGAAATTACCCCGGGGAATCATGTGTGATTTCATTGTCAAAGTAGAGGACTTTTACTACCTAGTTGACTTCTTGGTTTTAGACTATGTCTCAATTGATAAAACTAAACAACCTAACGTTATACTCGGTAGACCATTTTTAGCAACTGCCAACGCTTTAATTGATTGCAGAAATGGAACAGTTGACATGACCTTTGGTAATAGGAAAGTCCAATTAAACGTGTTTTCCCATGCATCTGATTCTCTGGTTAGTGGTGAATGCTTCATGGCGGACATCATTGACGAGTGTCATCCTCATGAAAATGGGGTAAACACAACAGAGACGTGTGTTATTTGTGACAGGGAACAGGCTAAATTGTTGGAATGCTTTAATGAAGCCGAAAAGGAATTGGAGGTGATGGCAATTAAAGACGGGAGACCCACTTGGACTCATCAAGTGGAAAGTCTACCCGAGCACATCGATACGCATATGAAGCCATCATTGGAATCACCTCCATAAGTAGAGCTAAAAGAGCTGCCGAAACACCTCAAGTACGCCTTCGTGGGAGACAATGACACCCATCCGGTGATCATTGCATCGAATTTGACAAAAGCTCAAGAAAAGGCTTTGATGGGGGTGCTAGTGGAGTATAGGGCAGCGATTGGATGGATGATTGTAGACCTAAAGGGGATTAGTCCATCTATAGTGATGCACCAGATAATCATCGAAGAAGGTGCGAAGCCGACAAGGGATGCACAGAGACGTCTGAACCCGAATATGCGGGAAGTGGTGAAGAAAGAGGTATTAAAGTGGCTGGATGCAGGTATAATCTATCCTATCTCTGATAGCACATGGGTCAGCCCAACTCAAACGGTAACAAAGAAGGCAGGGATACAAGTTGTCAAAGGTGAAGATGGCGAACAGATTGCCACTCGGCCTGTAACCGGGTGGCGgatttgcattgactaccggaaGTTGAATGCTGCAACTTCAAAGGACCATTTCCCCTTGCCTTTCATAGATCAAATCGTTGAGAAACTTGCAGGTCAGAAATTTTATTGTTTCCTAGACGGTTATTCAGGATACAACCATGTTGCAATACATCCAGAGGATCAACAGAAAACCACGTTTACGTGTCCCTATGGcaccttcgcatttaggcgaatgccatttggattatgtaacgccccggccacctttcaaaggtgcatgatgagtatctttttaGATATGGTCGGGGATTCTCTAGAGATCTTTATGGATGATTTCTCCATTTTTCGGTACGTCTTTCGATTTGTGTTTAGATCAATTAACAAAAGTGTTAAAAAGACGTGTCAAGTCTAACTTGGTtttaagttgggaaaagagccattttatggtccAAGAGGGGATCGTGTTGGGACACGTGATTTCAAGTAGGGGAATTGAGGTAGATCATGCGAAAATTCAGGTTATTTCTACTTTACCGCCTCCTACTAATGTTAAGGGCGTCCGTTCCTTTCTAGGACACGCCGGGTTTTATAGACGGTTCATCAAAGGATTTTCTGTTATCACAAAACCGCTATGCAACCTTTTGTTAAGAGATGTGCCATTTGTTTTTGATGAAAAATGCTTAAAAGcttttaacaatttaaaacaACAGTTGATTGAAGCCCCCATTTTACAATCACCAGATTGGTCGCTCCCttttgaaatcatgtgtgatgcgaGCGACTATGCGATGGGGGTagtgttgggacaacgggttgacaagaaacccgtgGCTATTTATTATGCAAGCAAAACTCTTTCGGATGCTCAGCTAAACTACACCATTACTGAGAAAGATTTGCTTGCGGTTGTTTATGCAGTGGATAAGTTTAGGTCCTATTTGTGGGGTAGCAAGGTTGTTATTTACTCTGATCACAGTGCTgtcaggtacctcatggagaagaagGATGCTAAACCAAGGTTAATTCGATGGATTTTATTATTGCAGGAATTTGACCTTGAAATTCGAGACAAGAAGGGGAGTGAAAACGTTGTAGCAGACCATTTATCATGGGTGGTGCATGAAATAGATGCACCGGATGTTGAAATTAATGAAACGTTTCCTGATGAACATATATTATCTGTTTCTACTAAACTGTGGTTTGCTAACTTTGCTGTTACAGGTGATATTCCGGAGTTTTGGCCCAAAAAGAAGAAGCAACAGTTCATAGCTCAAGCAAAAACGTACATTTGGGACGAGCCGGATCTTTTTAAGGTTAGAGCTGATCAGATAATCCGACGTTGCATTCCGGATGAGGAGATAAAGTGTGTGTTGGAGTTGTTGCACGCATCGGCGTGTGGTGGACATTTTAGTGGACAGAAAACAAGGCAAAATGTGCTTGCGTGTGGGCTATATTGGCCTACAATATTCAAGGATGCAGCTGAATTCGCGAGGAATTGTGTTCGATGTCAACAATTAGGGAGTATCTCAAAGCGGAATGAGATGCTCATGCAGCCGGTCCTTGTGGTTGATATGTTTGACATTTGGGGAATCGacttcatgggcccattccctaattcgtTTGGAAATTATTATATCTTGGTGGCCGTGGATTACGTTTCGAAATGGATAGAAGCGATTGCCACCAAGACGAATGACCATAAAGTTGTTTGCAAATTTTTCCAAACAAACATATTTTCGCGATTTGGAATCCCTCGTGTGATCATAAGTGATGAGGGGTCACATTTCAAAAACTTTCAATTTGGAAAATTGTTGAAACGTTTTGGCATAGACCACCGAATCGCTACACCGTATCACCCACAAACGAGTGGGCAGGTTGAGGTGTCCAACAGGCAAATAAAAGAGATTTTACAAAAAACCGTGCGACCTGACCAGAAGGATTGGTCCACTAAGTTGGATGATGCTTTGTGGGCATATCGTACGACATATAAAACGCTTATTGGAACCACGCCATATCGGTTGGTCTATGGAAAAGGATGTCATTTACCTGTTGAGCTTGCTCATCGTGCGTTATGGGCGGTAAAAGAAGTTAACATGGATTATGAGAGTGCAGGTAAAGCAAGGAAGTTGTCGTTGGGAGAGCTTGAAAAATTGAGGGATGGAGCATATGAGAGTGCAATGGCGTATAAGGATAAAGCCAAGAAAGTGCACGACGCGAAGCTACGACTATAGAAGTTTGAGGTGGGACAGAAGGTATGGTTATTTAATTCTAGACTGAAACTGTTTCCAGGTAAGCtgaaaagcaaatggatgggtccgtatTTGATCACGCGGATCGGAAACTACGGAGACATAGAGATCGAAGAGTTTGATGACCATTTGAGATAAGTTGTGAACGGGCATAGGTTAAATCCGTATTTGGAAGCTAATGATATCAACGGACCGGATAAACAGTCGGAGTGCTTCATGTTGAGCACTTTGATCCATGATGCGGAATAACCATGTCAGGTATGAAGTCTGGCTGAAGACtcttaaacttagcgctctcagGAGGCAGCCCGAGGTTGTAGACTATTGTGCATTTGTTTGTTTCGTTTGGTTTGTTTTGTATATGATATTTTTTGCAGATTCTAACGTCGTACTGTTTGTCACGGATACAATCACCCAAGTGTGGGGAAGTTGGAACCGCCCAGTTCGTTTTCAGACTCAATTATGTGTCGCGAACGACACATTCTTTCTATGGGGGATGGAGCGGCGAGTAAACCGAATGGTGAAAGTTTATTCGGTAAGAGAATCAAAGAAAATCATTTACAAACCTTTTAAAACCATTGATTTAGTtattataagaaaaaaaaacttcGATGTTTAAAAAAAGATGCGGAATGATGGTAGGTTAAGAAAAAATTAGATTTGAACGCGACTATTCGTCAAATTTTGACATGTTTTCCAGAGTttgattccaattttgacttgttttcatCAAATTTCGTCAAATACAACATAACCATTAGTCATTAACAACATCATACGACGTGATTCTCATATAGTTTAATATTGAATAACATTTAACAATAGGAACTTTGATTCATTCAACTATCCTCTCGTATTTTCTTGTTCCGAGTTCGACTTCGATACCTCATGAACCCAGTGTTCTTATACCTGCATTACATTCCAATCTCAAAAACACACCATTAACAAACGTTAATGCTTGAACAAAATGAAACCATTCCAAACCATTCCTTCATACATTTATAACATTTCGCATTCACAAATGTATACATTCCTAATTCCTACGTGCATTCTTAGCAACCCACCTTCGTACTTACATATGTTACTACGTATGACCGTATAATCTTGTTTACCTACATTCGTGCATATACGGTTACGAGCTCTTGCTTACTACTTTTACACGCATACACTTATGCTAACATGTCAAAATTATAACTTTACATAATATAGGCATTATACATATCGACCTACATACTTACTCGTTCGTAGATACCTTTGCTTATGGGTTTTCTTCATTAACACAAGGGTAATTCCATACTTAAACCTCCTATCAtttacctatgatcaaaaccaaccaTTACATTAGTTATGAAGGATTTGAAATCTATTTAAACAAGTTGCTTAAGCTGAACCATCAACAAAACAACATTTCCCAGCCATTatacccgtcgcgccacgcgacggttAACTTCTTTGGCTGTCGCGTGACACCAAGGCCCAGTTTTGACAGAATGTTTCTTATTTTGAGCTCCAGTTGCCCAGCTCCAAATAATAACCAAATTCTAACTTTAA is from Helianthus annuus cultivar XRQ/B chromosome 9, HanXRQr2.0-SUNRISE, whole genome shotgun sequence and encodes:
- the LOC110875422 gene encoding uncharacterized protein LOC110875422; amino-acid sequence: MWEVFKQVKINIPLLDAIKQVPAYARYLKDVCTQKWQNKFPKKIDLTENVSAVLSVAIPPKLRDPGAPLIPIQVGDFKMSRAPLDLGASVSILPGSLYDQYDFGPLQRADTTVVLADLTLKLPRGIMCDFIVKVEDFYYLVDFLVLDYVSIDKTKQPNVILGRPFLATANALIDCRNGTVDMTFGNRKVQLNVFSHASDSLVSGECFMADIIDECHPHENGVNTTETCVICDREQAKLLECFNEAEKELEVMAIKDGRPTWTHQVESLPEHIDTHMKPSLESPP